The following coding sequences lie in one Desulfobacterales bacterium genomic window:
- a CDS encoding DUF1987 domain-containing protein — MKDIMIAATKNTPEISFESTNRVLTIKGEAYPENAAEFYAPFFAWLDEYLADAGSGSTQVNIELVYFNSSSSRVLLDLFDKLEESARQGHRVVVNWKYHADNDMILEYGEEFAEEVEAIDFQLQEFSD; from the coding sequence ATGAAAGACATTATGATCGCAGCCACCAAAAATACCCCGGAGATATCCTTTGAGTCAACGAACAGGGTTCTTACGATCAAGGGTGAGGCCTATCCTGAAAACGCGGCCGAATTTTATGCGCCCTTTTTTGCGTGGCTGGATGAGTACCTTGCCGATGCGGGGAGCGGGTCGACACAGGTCAACATTGAACTGGTATATTTCAACAGCAGCTCGTCAAGGGTGTTGCTGGACCTGTTCGACAAGCTGGAAGAATCAGCCAGGCAGGGACACCGGGTGGTGGTGAACTGGAAATACCATGCTGACAACGACATGATCCTTGAGTATGGGGAGGAGTTTGCCGAGGAAGTGGAGGCAATTGATTTCCAACTGCAGGAGTTCTCCGACTGA
- a CDS encoding SiaB family protein kinase, translating to MVDNLVTLKSAFDREGIILYYNGLISHDLVVEIADIVRHKMQIDEVESSTRLKVFAAVVEQLQNILYYSFEVVVGTGSGNDDKEMRRGVVIVGHEEGHYYVVGGNLIDNSKIDRLRDKLSMLQKMNKHELKKYVKEQRRRTPDRDSRGAGLGIIELARRASTPILFDFTPVRESASFFSLKTVI from the coding sequence ATGGTTGATAACCTGGTGACGTTGAAGAGCGCGTTTGACCGTGAAGGGATTATCTTATACTATAACGGTTTGATCTCACACGATCTTGTTGTCGAAATTGCAGATATCGTCAGGCATAAAATGCAGATCGACGAGGTTGAATCATCAACCCGGCTGAAGGTGTTTGCCGCAGTGGTCGAACAACTCCAGAATATTTTGTACTACTCCTTTGAGGTTGTTGTCGGCACTGGTTCCGGCAACGATGACAAGGAAATGAGACGGGGAGTGGTTATAGTCGGCCACGAAGAGGGCCATTATTACGTGGTTGGCGGCAACTTGATCGACAACAGCAAGATCGATCGTCTGCGCGACAAGCTGTCGATGTTACAGAAGATGAATAAACATGAACTTAAAAAATACGTTAAGGAGCAACGCCGCAGGACGCCGGACCGGGACAGCAGGGGAGCCGGACTTGGGATTATTGAGCTGGCGAGAAGGGCCAGTACGCCGATCCTGTTCGATTTCACCCCGGTCCGGGAGTCGGCGTCGTTTTTTTCCTTAAAGACCGTGATCTAG
- a CDS encoding SpoIIE family protein phosphatase: protein MLRSFRGTLMLIILLSAVVPVTLLAAILVKEIYTLTSNGAYNELNLLVKSVASDINHKLDLATSRILDIGANPDVVLATAKSPFGIRTSASYRAVEFMQQFIADTPLVSAIYLLGGDGNVIEAVPESMASIAPAPIKTDIKALLARKFEYGEPPFFFVEFKGRRFLERNIKATAGPADVSADRVQSPYGLALLVPLIDAAGENRGALAAIIPVAGLADFAAGNAGGSVSIDILKGRDTMLAGDRVADSLPRAREISSETPLLIGDSGNNQRLEYLLRVAEPHAVRFAAVNRTIMTLVAFLVAGGIVLLIISYAVARWLASPIQSLGRIVGSYAEGNYEAPQQRVRFTEFRQVTDVLAGMGDKIMAQISALKNLNETLEEKVIEKTAQLQENFDELDLANKKILESIRYAEKIQQSLLPNTVEMCRYLDNFIIWQPRDIVGGDIFMFERFANGYLVAVMDCTGHGVPGAFVTMIVGSTCKTILKENDPADPAGLLGVLNTVVKNSLNQGEADSLSSDDGLDAGICFVNTENRTLTFAGAKIPLWYIVDSEIHEIRGDKQSLGYIRSDPDFRFTNHRISLETGAVYYLGTDGVTDQVGGQRRLPFGKRRLFDVLLRNWQLPLNRQRELLLTAFTEYQNDEDRRDDVSFIGLAPLRNGQ, encoded by the coding sequence ATGTTAAGGAGTTTCCGCGGAACATTGATGCTCATTATCCTGTTGTCCGCCGTGGTGCCGGTGACCCTCCTGGCCGCGATCCTGGTCAAGGAAATATACACCCTGACCAGCAACGGGGCCTACAATGAACTGAACCTGCTGGTAAAGAGCGTTGCCAGCGATATTAACCATAAACTCGATCTGGCCACCTCCCGGATTCTCGATATCGGCGCAAACCCAGACGTGGTTCTGGCCACCGCCAAATCGCCCTTCGGCATCCGGACCTCGGCCAGCTACCGGGCCGTGGAGTTCATGCAGCAGTTCATTGCCGATACCCCGCTGGTCTCGGCGATCTATCTGCTGGGTGGTGACGGGAACGTGATCGAGGCCGTTCCCGAGTCCATGGCCTCCATTGCCCCTGCTCCGATCAAGACGGATATCAAGGCGCTGCTGGCCCGGAAATTCGAATACGGCGAGCCCCCGTTCTTTTTTGTTGAGTTTAAGGGCCGCCGCTTCCTGGAGCGGAACATCAAGGCAACGGCCGGACCCGCTGATGTCTCCGCCGACCGGGTGCAAAGCCCGTACGGGCTGGCGCTGCTGGTGCCGTTGATAGATGCGGCGGGCGAGAACCGAGGGGCCCTGGCGGCGATTATTCCGGTTGCCGGGCTTGCCGATTTTGCCGCGGGTAACGCCGGAGGTTCAGTGTCCATTGACATCCTCAAGGGCAGGGACACCATGCTCGCCGGGGACCGGGTGGCTGATTCTTTGCCAAGGGCCAGGGAGATATCCAGTGAGACCCCTTTGCTCATCGGTGATTCGGGCAACAACCAGCGACTCGAATATCTGCTCCGGGTCGCCGAACCCCACGCGGTACGTTTTGCCGCGGTCAATAGAACCATAATGACGCTGGTGGCCTTTCTCGTGGCCGGGGGCATTGTTCTGCTGATTATTTCCTATGCTGTTGCCCGCTGGCTGGCCTCCCCCATCCAGTCCCTCGGCCGGATTGTCGGCTCCTATGCCGAGGGGAATTACGAGGCGCCGCAACAGAGGGTGCGGTTTACCGAGTTTCGCCAGGTGACCGACGTGCTTGCCGGGATGGGCGACAAGATCATGGCCCAGATATCGGCCTTGAAAAATCTCAATGAAACCCTGGAGGAGAAAGTCATTGAGAAGACAGCGCAACTCCAGGAGAATTTTGATGAACTGGATCTCGCCAATAAGAAGATCCTTGAAAGCATCCGCTATGCCGAGAAGATCCAGCAGTCTTTGCTGCCCAATACCGTGGAGATGTGTCGTTACCTGGATAATTTCATCATCTGGCAGCCCAGGGACATTGTCGGGGGCGATATCTTCATGTTTGAAAGGTTTGCCAACGGGTATCTGGTTGCGGTGATGGACTGCACCGGCCATGGAGTTCCCGGGGCCTTTGTGACCATGATTGTCGGCTCCACCTGTAAAACCATTCTCAAGGAAAACGATCCGGCTGATCCCGCCGGGCTGCTCGGCGTTTTGAACACTGTTGTCAAAAATTCCTTGAACCAGGGGGAGGCGGACTCCCTTTCTTCCGACGACGGCCTTGATGCGGGCATCTGTTTTGTCAACACCGAAAACCGGACCCTGACCTTTGCTGGCGCCAAAATCCCCCTGTGGTATATCGTTGATTCCGAAATTCATGAGATCAGGGGGGACAAGCAGAGCCTCGGCTACATCCGTTCGGATCCTGATTTCAGGTTTACGAATCACCGGATTTCGCTGGAGACCGGGGCGGTCTATTACCTGGGCACCGACGGGGTGACCGACCAGGTCGGCGGGCAAAGGCGGTTGCCCTTTGGCAAGCGGCGCCTTTTTGATGTTCTCCTGCGCAACTGGCAACTGCCGTTAAACCGGCAACGGGAACTCCTGCTGACGGCGTTCACCGAGTACCAGAATGATGAGGATAGAAGAGACGATGTTTCCTTTATCGGCCTTGCGCCGTTGCGCAATGGACAGTGA